The proteins below are encoded in one region of Streptomyces roseirectus:
- a CDS encoding lipid-transfer protein: MTTEVAVLGAGMHPWGKWGRGFTEYGVTAARAALDDAGLDWRDVDAVVGADTVRGGYPGYVAGATFARALGWQGARVTSVYAACASGAQAIDVARARILAGLSRVVLVVGADAAPKGFFRPAGGERPDDPDWLRFRLLGATNPVYFGLYARRRMALYGDTLEDFAAVKVKNAALGALNPHARYRARVTPEEVAASPVVADPLRLLDICATSDGGAALVLAGADFTRAHAESRPVRIRAVSTLTPRYPTQVLDLPDIATDSAAGVEPSGEPLRTAIVRAAYEEAGIGPEDLSLAEVYDLSTALELQWYEDLGLCGAGEGAKLLREGATALGGRTPVNVSGGLASFGEAVPAQAIAQVCELTRQLRGEAGERQVAGARVGIAANQGLFGHGSAVVVVR; this comes from the coding sequence GTGACGACGGAGGTGGCGGTGCTCGGCGCGGGCATGCACCCCTGGGGCAAGTGGGGGCGCGGCTTCACCGAGTACGGCGTGACGGCCGCGCGGGCGGCGCTCGACGACGCGGGCCTCGACTGGCGGGACGTGGACGCGGTGGTCGGCGCGGACACCGTGCGGGGCGGCTACCCGGGGTACGTGGCGGGGGCGACGTTCGCGCGGGCGCTGGGCTGGCAGGGCGCGCGCGTGACGAGCGTGTACGCGGCGTGCGCGTCCGGGGCGCAGGCGATCGACGTGGCGCGGGCGAGGATCCTCGCGGGGCTCTCCCGGGTGGTGCTGGTCGTGGGCGCCGACGCCGCGCCCAAGGGGTTCTTCCGCCCGGCGGGAGGCGAGCGCCCGGACGACCCGGACTGGCTGCGCTTCCGTCTCCTGGGGGCGACGAACCCGGTGTACTTCGGGCTGTACGCGCGCCGGCGTATGGCGCTGTACGGCGACACCCTGGAGGATTTCGCCGCCGTCAAGGTGAAGAACGCGGCCCTGGGGGCGCTGAATCCCCACGCCCGCTACCGCGCACGCGTGACGCCCGAGGAGGTCGCGGCCTCCCCCGTGGTCGCCGACCCGCTGCGCCTGCTGGACATCTGCGCGACCTCGGACGGCGGGGCGGCCCTGGTGCTGGCCGGAGCGGACTTCACGCGCGCGCACGCGGAGAGCCGCCCGGTGCGCATCCGCGCGGTGTCGACGTTGACGCCCCGTTATCCCACCCAGGTGCTCGACCTCCCGGACATCGCCACCGACTCCGCAGCGGGCGTCGAGCCGTCCGGGGAGCCTCTGCGGACGGCCATCGTGCGGGCCGCCTACGAGGAGGCCGGGATCGGGCCCGAGGACCTGTCGCTGGCCGAGGTGTACGACCTGTCCACGGCCCTGGAGCTCCAGTGGTACGAGGACCTCGGGCTGTGCGGCGCGGGCGAGGGCGCCAAGCTGCTGCGGGAGGGGGCGACGGCACTCGGCGGCCGTACGCCGGTCAACGTCAGCGGCGGGCTGGCGTCCTTCGGCGAGGCGGTGCCGGCCCAGGCGATCGCCCAGGTGTGCGAGCTGACCCGGCAGTTGAGGGGGGAGGCCGGTGAGCGGCAGGTGGCGGGTGCGCGCGTGGGGATCGCCGCGAACCAGGGGCTGTTCGGGCACGGGTCGGCGGTGGTCGTGGTGCGGTGA
- a CDS encoding Zn-ribbon domain-containing OB-fold protein, translating into MVDGWFTGDGDDFRLLGTRCAACASVFFPREDVHCRNPGCEGGELAEVALSRRGRVWSYTDCRYRPPSPYVSDRELPWEPYALVAVELEAERMVVLGQAAPGVGVGELAVGMEVEAVPGVLGEDPGDAGTVWTTWNWRPVEVSA; encoded by the coding sequence GTGGTGGACGGCTGGTTCACCGGGGACGGGGACGACTTCAGACTGCTCGGGACGCGCTGCGCGGCGTGCGCGTCGGTGTTCTTCCCCCGGGAGGACGTCCACTGCCGCAACCCCGGCTGCGAGGGCGGCGAGCTGGCCGAGGTGGCGCTGTCACGGCGCGGGCGCGTGTGGTCGTACACCGACTGCCGCTACCGGCCGCCGTCACCCTACGTGAGCGACCGGGAACTTCCGTGGGAGCCGTACGCGTTGGTCGCGGTAGAGCTGGAGGCGGAGCGGATGGTGGTGCTGGGGCAGGCGGCGCCCGGTGTGGGGGTCGGTGAGCTGGCGGTGGGGATGGAGGTGGAGGCGGTGCCGGGAGTGCTGGGCGAGGACCCCGGGGACGCGGGGACGGTGTGGACGACGTGGAACTGGCGGCCGGTGGAGGTGAGCGCGTGA
- a CDS encoding M15 family metallopeptidase, whose protein sequence is MKRPLRGALTALAALLAVTLAPAPATASAEPKAPAGFVALRAVDPTILQDMRYTTPHNFVGQPVDGYREPLCILTRPAAEALHRAQAKLLRKGYTLKVYDCYRPQRAVDHFVRWAEDLDDQAMKGEFYPDVDKTRLFADGYIAAKSGHSRGSTLDVTLVRLPALPTRPYVPGEPLVPCHAPRRERFPDNSVDMGTGFDCFDTLSHTLDPRVRGAQRANRLLLKNTLESQGFVNLAEEWWHYTFKPEPYPDTYFDFPVATGSLTRGD, encoded by the coding sequence ATGAAACGACCGCTCCGCGGCGCCCTCACCGCACTCGCCGCCCTGCTCGCCGTGACCCTCGCGCCCGCGCCCGCCACGGCCAGCGCCGAACCGAAGGCCCCCGCCGGCTTCGTCGCCCTGCGCGCGGTGGACCCCACGATCCTCCAGGACATGCGCTACACCACCCCGCACAACTTCGTCGGCCAGCCCGTCGACGGCTACCGCGAACCCCTGTGCATCCTCACCCGCCCCGCCGCCGAAGCCCTCCACCGCGCGCAGGCGAAGCTCCTGCGCAAGGGCTACACCCTCAAGGTCTACGACTGCTACCGCCCCCAGCGCGCGGTGGACCACTTCGTGCGCTGGGCCGAGGACCTGGACGACCAGGCGATGAAGGGCGAGTTCTACCCGGACGTCGACAAGACCCGCCTCTTCGCGGACGGCTACATCGCCGCGAAATCGGGCCACAGCCGCGGCTCCACCCTGGACGTCACCCTCGTCCGCCTCCCCGCCCTCCCGACCCGCCCCTACGTCCCCGGCGAACCCCTGGTGCCCTGCCACGCGCCCCGCCGGGAGCGCTTTCCCGACAACTCCGTCGACATGGGGACCGGATTCGACTGTTTCGACACGCTCTCGCACACCCTCGACCCACGCGTGCGTGGCGCCCAGCGCGCCAACCGGCTGCTCCTGAAGAACACCCTGGAGAGCCAGGGTTTCGTGAACCTCGCCGAGGAATGGTGGCACTACACCTTCAAGCCGGAGCCCTACCCGGACACCTACTTCGACTTCCCGGTGGCCACCGGATCGCTCACCAGGGGGGATTGA
- a CDS encoding NUDIX domain-containing protein, with protein MSQTQHTTSNSARDSHCSSCGAPYGEGVTGWPRICPACSTVHYRNPLPVGVALQPVYDTKGTALIVIRRTVEPARGGIALPGGYIDDQEDWKHAVVRELKEETGIEAASRDVRLADAMSAPDGHLLLFGLLPERPADRLPTPAATDETDGWQLLRRPEELAFPLHTLAVRAFFEGRYI; from the coding sequence GTGTCACAAACTCAGCACACCACTTCGAACTCCGCACGGGACAGCCACTGTTCGAGCTGCGGAGCCCCCTACGGGGAGGGCGTCACCGGCTGGCCCCGCATCTGCCCGGCCTGCTCCACCGTGCACTACCGCAACCCCCTGCCGGTCGGCGTCGCCCTCCAGCCCGTGTACGACACGAAGGGCACCGCCCTGATCGTCATCCGCCGGACCGTCGAACCCGCGCGCGGGGGCATCGCCCTGCCCGGCGGCTACATCGACGACCAGGAGGACTGGAAGCACGCCGTCGTGCGCGAACTCAAGGAGGAGACGGGCATCGAGGCCGCGAGCCGCGACGTCCGCCTCGCCGACGCCATGAGCGCCCCGGACGGCCACCTGCTGCTGTTCGGCCTGCTCCCGGAGCGCCCCGCCGACCGCCTGCCGACGCCCGCCGCCACGGACGAGACGGACGGCTGGCAGCTCCTGCGGCGCCCCGAGGAGCTGGCCTTCCCGCTGCACACGCTCGCCGTACGCGCGTTCTTCGAGGGCCGCTACATCTGA